In Hymenobacter sublimis, a single genomic region encodes these proteins:
- a CDS encoding Dps family protein, with translation MAKTTAKNAAAASAAPTASATKKAASSKDNGAANGQTGPSVQPILNQQFNAPAPLQKYGTVSQRLPIGLDANIRQESVEMLNQMLADTCSIRDMYKKHHWQVVGPTFYQLHLLFDKHYEEQDALIDMIAERIQILGGVAVAMAADIAEVTSIPRPPRDREEAPVQVSRLLEAHQIILKNCHDFAKRADESGDDGTNDLIVSNVMRTNEMQVWFVSEHVVDTPLARAE, from the coding sequence ATGGCCAAAACCACCGCCAAAAATGCTGCGGCCGCATCGGCTGCCCCTACTGCTTCGGCTACTAAAAAGGCTGCTTCCTCGAAAGATAATGGCGCTGCCAACGGCCAGACTGGCCCAAGTGTGCAGCCCATCCTGAACCAGCAGTTCAACGCGCCTGCTCCTCTGCAGAAGTATGGCACGGTGTCGCAGCGCCTACCTATTGGCCTGGATGCCAACATTCGCCAGGAGAGCGTGGAGATGCTGAACCAGATGCTAGCCGACACTTGCAGCATCCGCGACATGTACAAAAAGCACCATTGGCAGGTAGTAGGCCCTACTTTCTACCAGTTGCACCTGCTGTTTGACAAGCATTACGAGGAGCAAGACGCTCTAATTGACATGATTGCCGAGCGCATCCAGATTCTGGGTGGCGTAGCCGTGGCCATGGCCGCTGACATTGCCGAGGTGACGAGCATCCCGCGCCCCCCGCGCGACCGGGAAGAAGCTCCCGTGCAGGTTTCGCGCCTGCTGGAGGCTCACCAAATTATTCTCAAGAACTGCCATGACTTCGCTAAGCGCGCCGACGAATCTGGCGACGACGGCACCAACGACCTGATTGTGAGCAATGTGATGCGCACCAATGAAATGCAGGTATGGTTCGTCTCGGAGCACGTAGTAGACACGCCCCTGGCCCGCGCTGAGTAG
- a CDS encoding RtcB family protein produces the protein MASQLRGNDLRQLGFPEGRAIGLALAQLQRKHLKKLSQTDQLTLLKSLLADPSTYLTHLDWSHTAAALLPPPSRHIALTERKEYAVFGAEYIEQGAIHQMETAMKLPVTVAGALMPDAHHGYGLPIGGVLATDNAVIPYAVGVDIGCRMALSVFALPPKFLEQRVQELRKLLLDHTKFGNRDVFRHGQKLGHAVLDRPEFQEIPFLRNKLDTAAAQIGSSGGGNHFVEWGVVDITDPANELGVPVGQYLGLLSHSGSRGLGASIANHYTKLAQDTCQLPAEARHLAWLGLDTEAGQEYWAAMNLAGDYASACHHQIHQRLAKALGERPLAKVENHHNFAWKERLMDGREVVVHRKGATPAGKGVLGIIPGSMTAPGFIVRGRGEAASLSSASHGAGRQMSRTRAKQELGEAEVRRYLQQHGIELLGGGVDEAPQAYKDIHAVMQSQTELVDVLGSFSPRIVRMEGGV, from the coding sequence ATGGCCTCACAACTACGCGGCAACGACCTTCGGCAGCTTGGCTTCCCGGAAGGTCGGGCCATTGGACTCGCGCTGGCTCAACTGCAGCGCAAGCACCTCAAAAAACTTTCCCAAACCGACCAGCTAACCCTGCTCAAAAGCCTGCTGGCTGACCCTTCTACCTACCTCACCCACCTCGACTGGAGCCACACGGCCGCCGCTTTGCTACCCCCGCCCAGCCGGCACATTGCCCTTACGGAGCGCAAGGAATACGCTGTATTTGGCGCCGAGTACATTGAGCAGGGTGCCATCCATCAGATGGAAACGGCCATGAAGCTGCCCGTAACCGTGGCTGGGGCCCTCATGCCCGACGCTCACCACGGCTACGGTCTGCCCATTGGCGGGGTGCTGGCTACGGATAACGCCGTAATTCCCTACGCCGTGGGTGTGGACATTGGCTGCCGGATGGCCCTGTCGGTGTTTGCCTTGCCGCCTAAGTTTCTGGAGCAACGGGTACAGGAGCTGCGTAAGCTGCTGCTGGACCACACCAAATTCGGCAACCGCGACGTATTCCGCCACGGCCAGAAGCTGGGGCACGCCGTCCTCGACCGCCCGGAGTTCCAGGAAATTCCCTTTCTGCGCAACAAGCTCGACACGGCCGCCGCGCAAATCGGCTCCTCCGGGGGCGGCAACCACTTCGTGGAGTGGGGCGTGGTCGACATCACCGACCCCGCCAATGAGCTGGGCGTGCCGGTAGGTCAGTACCTGGGGTTGCTTTCGCACTCCGGCTCCCGGGGGCTAGGGGCCAGCATCGCCAACCACTACACCAAACTGGCCCAGGATACCTGCCAGCTACCCGCCGAAGCCCGCCACCTCGCCTGGCTCGGCCTCGACACGGAAGCCGGACAGGAGTATTGGGCGGCCATGAACTTAGCCGGCGACTACGCCTCGGCCTGTCACCACCAGATTCACCAGCGCCTGGCCAAAGCCCTCGGCGAGCGGCCCCTGGCCAAAGTGGAAAACCACCACAACTTCGCCTGGAAAGAGCGCCTGATGGACGGCCGGGAGGTAGTGGTCCACCGCAAAGGAGCCACGCCGGCCGGCAAAGGGGTGCTCGGCATCATTCCGGGCTCCATGACGGCCCCCGGCTTTATCGTGCGGGGGCGGGGCGAGGCGGCGTCCTTGTCGTCGGCTTCCCACGGCGCGGGTCGGCAAATGTCGCGCACCCGGGCCAAGCAGGAGCTGGGCGAGGCCGAAGTGCGCCGCTACCTCCAACAGCACGGTATTGAGCTGCTGGGCGGGGGCGTCGATGAGGCGCCCCAGGCCTACAAAGACATTCACGCCGTGATGCAAAGCCAGACTGAGCTGGTGGATGTGCTGGGCTCCTTTAGCCCGCGCATCGTGCGCATGGAAGGCGGGGTGTAG
- a CDS encoding response regulator, with protein MADSKTILIAEDSSVILNLTKKILELQKYRIVSAKNGGEVIKQVESQPIDCVLMDINIPVKDGMECTREIRRHSDPRIAKIPVIAITGNANNYSMEQFREAGVTDYLPKPLDFDALVRVVKQYIG; from the coding sequence ATGGCCGACTCTAAAACTATCTTGATTGCCGAGGACAGTTCCGTTATCCTGAACCTGACCAAGAAAATTCTGGAACTCCAGAAGTATCGCATTGTCTCGGCCAAAAATGGCGGCGAAGTCATTAAGCAGGTGGAAAGTCAGCCCATTGACTGCGTGCTGATGGACATCAACATTCCCGTGAAGGACGGCATGGAATGCACCCGCGAAATCCGCCGCCACTCCGACCCGCGCATTGCCAAAATTCCGGTTATTGCCATTACCGGCAACGCCAACAACTACTCTATGGAGCAGTTCCGGGAAGCCGGTGTCACCGACTACCTGCCTAAGCCCCTGGACTTTGATGCCCTCGTGCGTGTGGTGAAGCAGTACATCGGTTAA
- a CDS encoding MOSC domain-containing protein: MPFPFFGDDKSTIAQMLNTLPQVGRLEWIGLRPVRREPMLAVAEATAETDRHLHGDHARPKPGGKRQVTLIQHEHLAAVAGYLSLPEPVDPGRLRRNLAVSGLNLLALKNRRIRIGEEVVLEITGECHPCSRMEEELGPGGYNAMRGHGGLTARIVQGGLMRAGDLVRIEPTPPAEPGS, encoded by the coding sequence ATGCCTTTTCCTTTTTTCGGCGACGATAAATCAACAATTGCGCAGATGCTGAACACCTTACCCCAAGTTGGGCGTCTGGAGTGGATTGGACTGCGGCCCGTGCGGCGCGAGCCAATGCTAGCGGTGGCCGAAGCTACGGCCGAAACCGACCGCCATTTGCACGGCGACCATGCCCGCCCCAAGCCCGGCGGCAAGCGCCAGGTAACCCTGATTCAGCATGAGCACCTAGCGGCGGTAGCGGGCTACCTGAGTCTGCCTGAGCCTGTTGACCCGGGCCGCCTGCGGCGCAACCTGGCCGTGAGCGGGCTGAACCTGCTGGCCCTGAAAAACCGGCGAATCCGCATCGGAGAAGAGGTAGTGCTGGAAATTACGGGCGAGTGTCACCCTTGCTCCCGCATGGAGGAAGAACTGGGTCCGGGCGGCTATAATGCCATGCGCGGCCACGGTGGTCTTACGGCCCGCATTGTGCAGGGAGGCCTCATGCGCGCCGGCGACTTAGTGCGGATAGAGCCCACACCGCCAGCGGAGCCAGGCAGCTAA
- a CDS encoding NFACT RNA binding domain-containing protein, with the protein MHTNYYFLRQLAPALAQQLAGYTVATCFSQEKDELVIGLTNGAQEFWLKAHLAAAGPMLAMPESFHRARQNSVDLLPELLGQQVAAVAAWPNDRVLQLSFQSGATLLFKLYSTRPNAVFRPTPEAPAELFHQRYTADAELLPVVDAAAPTPLRPTELPANPLKAYPSLNDVALAYLRTRGYDPAPLETKWQLVRETVLELENPAAFYIIRLDGRTRLSLLPVGEVEYTLPATDPIGALRRFVPLLLNRRAYEAELRQLRQQLEKRADEAATSAQHARRRLHALENTVGYRQTADLIMAHLTQIPAGAKQVEVVDFYQDNQPRTIKLKPTETPQRTAQNLYRKAKNQQLETRELNARAERRETEAFWCLERLEELAALPAGELRTLRQWRKQHGLDPASAAKAAQELPFKVFEDSGFTILVGRNAQNNDLLTQRYAHKDDLWLHAKDVTGSHVVVRQRPGHAVPAPVLERAAQLAAWYSRRKNDSLCPVTYTPKKFVRKPKGAIAGQVVVERENVLLVVPANPFERAE; encoded by the coding sequence ATGCACACCAACTATTACTTTCTGCGCCAACTTGCGCCGGCTCTTGCTCAACAATTGGCCGGTTACACGGTAGCAACGTGCTTTTCGCAGGAGAAGGATGAATTGGTGATTGGCCTGACAAATGGTGCGCAGGAATTCTGGCTAAAGGCACACCTGGCCGCGGCTGGCCCCATGCTGGCGATGCCCGAATCGTTTCACCGGGCCCGGCAGAACTCTGTGGACCTGCTACCAGAACTGCTAGGCCAGCAAGTAGCAGCGGTGGCCGCTTGGCCTAACGACCGGGTGCTACAGCTAAGCTTTCAGAGTGGGGCCACTCTTTTGTTCAAGTTATACAGCACCCGACCCAACGCGGTATTCCGCCCTACCCCCGAGGCGCCCGCCGAATTATTTCATCAGCGTTACACCGCCGATGCGGAGTTACTACCGGTGGTCGATGCTGCGGCCCCTACCCCTCTCAGGCCTACTGAGCTGCCCGCCAATCCGCTTAAGGCCTACCCCAGCCTCAACGATGTGGCTTTGGCTTACTTGCGCACTCGCGGCTATGACCCCGCCCCGCTAGAAACCAAGTGGCAGCTTGTACGCGAAACCGTGCTGGAGCTGGAAAACCCGGCGGCTTTCTACATCATTCGCCTGGACGGCCGCACGCGCCTGAGTTTGTTGCCCGTGGGCGAGGTAGAGTACACCCTGCCAGCAACTGACCCCATTGGGGCGCTGCGTCGCTTCGTGCCGCTGCTGCTCAACCGCCGCGCCTACGAAGCCGAGTTACGGCAGTTGCGCCAGCAACTAGAAAAGCGCGCCGATGAAGCCGCTACCAGCGCCCAGCACGCCCGACGCCGCCTACACGCCCTGGAAAATACCGTGGGCTACCGCCAAACCGCCGACCTGATTATGGCCCACCTCACCCAGATTCCGGCCGGCGCCAAGCAGGTAGAAGTCGTTGATTTCTACCAGGATAACCAGCCGCGCACGATCAAGCTTAAGCCTACCGAAACGCCCCAGCGCACGGCCCAGAACCTCTACCGCAAAGCCAAAAATCAGCAGCTGGAAACCCGGGAGCTCAACGCCCGCGCCGAGCGCCGTGAAACGGAAGCCTTCTGGTGCTTGGAGCGTCTGGAAGAGTTAGCAGCCCTACCCGCTGGCGAGCTACGCACCTTGCGGCAGTGGCGCAAACAGCACGGCCTCGATCCAGCTTCGGCGGCCAAAGCAGCTCAAGAGCTGCCGTTTAAGGTATTCGAAGACAGCGGCTTTACCATTCTGGTAGGCCGCAATGCGCAAAACAATGACCTACTCACTCAGCGCTACGCCCACAAAGACGACCTATGGCTGCACGCCAAGGACGTCACGGGTTCCCACGTGGTAGTGCGGCAGCGGCCTGGCCACGCGGTGCCGGCGCCGGTGCTGGAACGTGCCGCTCAGCTGGCTGCCTGGTACTCGCGCCGCAAAAACGACTCCCTCTGCCCGGTCACGTACACGCCCAAGAAATTTGTACGCAAGCCCAAGGGCGCCATTGCCGGCCAAGTAGTAGTGGAACGCGAAAACGTACTGCTAGTAGTACCCGCCAATCCGTTTGAACGGGCAGAGTAA
- a CDS encoding OsmC family peroxiredoxin → MAVSPIKRTATARWHGRGTDGTGHLTTGSTILDNCRYSYHTRFEEGIGTNPEELIAAAHAGCFAMKLAFGLQAAGFSVEYIDARCEIVLQEGCIRESNITVEASVPRLPAARFQELVDDARQNCPVSQVLRVDTRCTAQLREVQQTTTS, encoded by the coding sequence ATGGCTGTTTCCCCCATTAAGCGTACAGCTACTGCTCGCTGGCACGGCCGTGGTACCGATGGCACGGGCCATCTTACCACCGGCAGCACTATTCTTGACAACTGTCGCTACAGCTACCATACTCGTTTTGAAGAGGGCATTGGCACGAACCCGGAGGAGTTGATTGCTGCGGCTCATGCGGGCTGCTTCGCCATGAAGCTGGCTTTCGGCTTGCAAGCGGCCGGCTTTAGCGTCGAATACATTGATGCCCGCTGCGAAATAGTGCTGCAAGAGGGGTGCATCCGCGAATCGAACATAACGGTAGAGGCATCGGTGCCGCGCCTACCTGCCGCCCGGTTTCAAGAACTAGTGGACGATGCCCGGCAAAACTGCCCAGTTTCGCAGGTGCTGCGCGTTGATACCCGCTGCACCGCTCAGCTGCGCGAGGTGCAGCAGACAACCACCAGTTAG
- a CDS encoding PAS domain S-box protein, which translates to MNTLQSTSAAAYPQGSGLSADVYRALFEESFDSLLLYDSTGTLLDCNQRAVQYLGTTRPMLLGAGPMAFALSPESAADNHLTSELQLRELVLKVIQTGQKTSSRWSGHRPDGQRLEAWATLSRLSAGETLLVLLTLRDIAAYVNPTVQAATGLKDSVVSQLADFSRGQFRDVLSRAGMCYLLLDKEARIQDVNEYFCELTGRPAPTLYGKDYFTLFAPVAEQAPRRYAFHRAIDEEELQDFTERSLLTISGQGRTFFWHSEFERDEQGVITGILFVGRDITDKQVAVRALTDNRNRLQDFLDNAHDLIQNLSIDNRFLFVNKAWKEKLGYEDEDLPHLTLSDVVHPYYKAKLLYQLRNLYKGEKVNKLETVFLTKSGKPIHLIGSISCSWQDNEPVSTRAILHDITDRIKAERLQKVYYSIANLAISSKDLHSLYGAIHRELSKIIETNNFYIALCDEARTQLQFAYFVDQNAQGGDQSMMARPFSSGVSEYIIRTGRPQYLLRQELQDLIQTGTITAYGLMPEVMLCSPLSIGERIIGVIAVQDYQKADAYAAADIEILHFISNQVALAIERKRNEVQIQKQNARLNAIFESGSHLMWSVDTHSRLASFNRNYAAYFLRRNGVYPALNVNLWQADVALMEEDARKAFIENYRKAFQGHPQRFEVRLRDARGHDTWREIYLNPIYLDDGSFEEISGIAHDITETKRSQLELAAQEEKFRAIFESFQDVYYRTDADGMLTLLSPSVMDMLGYTPEEALGHYIGDYYTYPQQRASLLESVRQNGEARNFEIAMRHKDGHAVSVLVNARQVGNGEAAGTEGIARDITEMKQMQDDLRRAKEAAEQALEAKTLFLANMSHELRTPMNGIIGMIDLLHQTVSSEEQEEYVDTLRKSSDALLAILNDILDLSKIQAGKLQLSESGIDLHYTLDKIHSLFANRANQKNLNFTYHITPHTPRFIITDETRLLQILSNLTSNAIKFTAAGTVSIIVSSTVTDGEEHTLRFAVQDSGIGISEENEKLLFTNFTQLDTTPTKAFGGTGLGLAISKQLASLLGGEIGIYSNVGDGSTFWFTIRCQVAHNEEEIVQERLTARERPQEVVRFESAPRVLLVDDNPINQKVATRLLDKLGCDIVVASDGFEAISQATAPKATYDLIFMDIQMPEMDGVTAMQEIRQRLGSACPPIVAMTAYSMKEDAERFVQQGMDDYVSKPVKSQDLYAVLRRWTTGRATATAVLPAEADATTTEPATIPPIDLEIVEQLRQLGGGEFAAELYQDFEQEAEQVLSEAAELVGAGQYEQILPHLHQLKGTGFTLGIQEMAECAKALEHELKNGRTENTPADFQRLLDYFAQFKAAYPALTRAL; encoded by the coding sequence ATGAACACACTTCAGAGTACATCGGCGGCAGCCTACCCCCAGGGCTCCGGCTTGTCAGCCGACGTGTATCGGGCTTTGTTTGAAGAGTCATTCGACAGCCTGCTGCTCTACGACTCAACGGGAACTTTGCTTGACTGCAACCAGCGGGCGGTCCAGTACCTGGGCACCACCCGGCCCATGCTGTTAGGCGCTGGCCCCATGGCATTTGCCCTCAGCCCGGAGTCCGCCGCCGACAACCATCTCACCTCGGAACTGCAGCTGCGGGAACTGGTGCTAAAGGTTATCCAAACGGGCCAAAAGACCTCCTCCCGCTGGAGCGGCCACCGGCCCGACGGCCAGCGGCTGGAAGCCTGGGCCACACTCAGCCGCTTGAGTGCCGGCGAAACCCTGCTGGTGTTGCTGACCCTGCGCGACATTGCGGCCTACGTGAACCCAACGGTGCAGGCCGCTACCGGCCTCAAGGACTCCGTAGTTTCGCAGCTGGCCGACTTTTCTCGCGGCCAGTTTCGGGACGTGCTCAGCCGGGCCGGCATGTGCTATTTGCTGCTCGATAAAGAAGCCCGCATCCAGGACGTTAACGAGTATTTCTGCGAGCTGACGGGCCGCCCGGCCCCTACCCTCTACGGCAAGGACTACTTTACTTTGTTTGCGCCGGTGGCCGAACAGGCCCCGCGCCGCTACGCCTTCCACCGGGCCATTGATGAAGAGGAGCTGCAGGATTTCACGGAACGCTCCTTGCTGACGATTTCCGGCCAGGGCCGCACCTTTTTCTGGCACTCTGAATTTGAGCGGGACGAACAGGGCGTTATTACCGGAATTCTGTTTGTAGGGCGGGATATTACCGACAAGCAGGTGGCCGTGCGCGCCCTCACCGACAACCGCAACCGCCTCCAGGACTTCCTCGACAATGCCCACGACCTGATTCAGAACCTGAGCATCGACAACCGGTTTCTGTTCGTGAATAAGGCCTGGAAGGAAAAGCTGGGCTACGAAGACGAGGACCTACCCCACCTGACCCTCTCGGATGTGGTGCACCCCTACTACAAGGCCAAGCTGCTTTACCAGCTGCGCAACCTGTACAAGGGCGAAAAGGTGAACAAGCTCGAAACGGTGTTCCTGACCAAATCGGGCAAGCCGATTCACCTGATCGGCTCCATCAGCTGCTCCTGGCAGGACAACGAGCCGGTAAGCACCCGCGCCATTCTGCACGACATCACGGACCGCATCAAGGCCGAGCGCCTGCAGAAGGTGTACTATAGCATTGCTAATCTGGCCATTAGCTCCAAGGATCTGCACTCTCTTTACGGGGCCATTCACCGGGAGCTAAGCAAGATCATTGAAACCAATAACTTCTACATTGCCCTCTGCGACGAGGCCCGCACCCAGCTGCAGTTCGCCTATTTCGTGGATCAGAACGCCCAGGGCGGCGACCAAAGCATGATGGCCCGGCCCTTCTCCTCGGGCGTGTCGGAGTACATCATCCGGACGGGGCGGCCCCAGTACCTGCTGCGCCAGGAGCTGCAGGACCTAATTCAGACCGGCACCATTACGGCCTACGGACTGATGCCCGAGGTCATGCTCTGCTCCCCCCTAAGCATTGGGGAGCGAATCATTGGCGTCATCGCCGTGCAGGACTACCAGAAGGCCGATGCCTACGCGGCGGCCGATATTGAGATTCTGCACTTTATTTCCAACCAGGTGGCCCTGGCCATTGAACGCAAGCGCAATGAGGTTCAGATTCAGAAGCAGAACGCCCGCCTGAACGCCATTTTTGAGAGCGGTTCCCACCTGATGTGGTCCGTGGATACGCACTCCCGCCTGGCTTCCTTTAACCGCAACTACGCCGCCTACTTCTTGCGCCGCAACGGCGTGTACCCGGCCCTGAACGTGAACCTCTGGCAGGCCGATGTGGCCCTGATGGAGGAAGACGCTCGCAAGGCCTTCATTGAGAATTACCGCAAGGCCTTCCAGGGTCATCCGCAGCGGTTTGAGGTACGCCTGCGCGATGCCCGGGGCCACGACACTTGGCGCGAAATCTACCTCAACCCTATCTACCTCGACGACGGCTCCTTTGAGGAAATATCGGGCATTGCCCACGACATTACCGAGACGAAACGCTCCCAGCTGGAGCTGGCCGCGCAAGAAGAGAAGTTCCGGGCCATTTTCGAGTCGTTCCAGGACGTGTACTACCGCACGGATGCCGACGGCATGCTCACGCTGCTCAGCCCCTCGGTGATGGACATGCTGGGCTATACCCCGGAGGAGGCCCTGGGTCACTACATCGGCGACTATTACACGTATCCGCAGCAGCGCGCTTCCCTGCTGGAAAGCGTGCGCCAGAATGGCGAGGCCCGCAACTTCGAAATTGCCATGCGCCACAAAGATGGCCATGCAGTGAGCGTGCTGGTAAATGCCCGTCAGGTAGGCAACGGAGAAGCAGCCGGCACGGAAGGCATTGCCCGCGACATCACGGAGATGAAGCAGATGCAGGACGACTTGCGCCGTGCCAAGGAGGCCGCCGAGCAGGCCCTGGAGGCCAAAACGCTGTTCCTGGCCAACATGAGCCACGAGCTACGCACGCCCATGAACGGCATCATTGGCATGATTGATTTGCTCCACCAGACCGTGTCATCGGAGGAGCAGGAGGAGTACGTGGATACCCTGCGTAAATCCTCCGATGCCCTGCTGGCTATTCTGAATGATATTCTGGACTTGTCGAAAATTCAGGCGGGCAAGCTGCAACTCAGCGAGTCCGGCATCGACTTGCACTACACCCTGGATAAGATTCACTCCTTGTTTGCCAACCGGGCCAACCAAAAGAATCTGAATTTCACGTACCACATCACGCCGCACACGCCGCGCTTTATTATCACGGACGAAACGCGGCTGCTGCAAATCCTGAGCAACCTTACCTCCAACGCCATCAAGTTTACGGCCGCCGGTACGGTGAGCATTATCGTGTCCTCGACCGTGACGGATGGGGAGGAGCATACCCTGCGCTTTGCCGTGCAGGACTCGGGCATTGGCATTTCGGAGGAAAACGAGAAGCTGCTGTTTACCAACTTCACCCAGCTCGACACGACCCCGACCAAAGCCTTTGGCGGCACGGGGCTGGGCCTGGCCATCAGCAAGCAGCTCGCCAGCCTGCTGGGCGGCGAAATCGGCATTTACTCCAATGTGGGCGACGGCTCGACTTTCTGGTTCACAATTCGCTGCCAGGTAGCCCACAACGAGGAGGAAATTGTGCAGGAGCGGCTCACGGCGCGGGAACGGCCCCAGGAAGTGGTGCGCTTTGAATCAGCCCCGCGGGTGCTGCTAGTCGATGATAACCCCATCAACCAGAAGGTAGCCACGCGCCTACTCGACAAGCTGGGCTGCGACATTGTGGTGGCCTCCGACGGTTTCGAGGCCATCAGTCAGGCCACGGCGCCTAAGGCTACCTACGATTTAATTTTCATGGACATCCAGATGCCGGAAATGGATGGGGTTACTGCCATGCAGGAAATCCGGCAGCGCCTGGGCAGTGCCTGCCCGCCCATTGTGGCCATGACGGCCTACTCCATGAAGGAAGACGCTGAGCGGTTTGTGCAGCAGGGCATGGACGACTACGTCTCGAAGCCAGTGAAAAGCCAGGACCTGTACGCCGTGTTGCGGCGCTGGACCACGGGCCGCGCCACGGCTACGGCCGTGCTGCCAGCCGAGGCGGACGCAACGACCACCGAGCCAGCCACTATTCCACCCATCGACCTGGAAATTGTGGAGCAGTTGCGGCAATTGGGCGGCGGCGAGTTTGCGGCTGAGCTCTACCAAGACTTCGAGCAGGAAGCCGAGCAGGTGCTCAGCGAAGCGGCTGAATTAGTAGGTGCCGGGCAGTACGAGCAGATTTTGCCACATTTGCACCAATTAAAAGGCACGGGTTTCACGTTGGGTATTCAGGAGATGGCAGAATGTGCCAAAGCATTAGAACATGAGTTGAAAAATGGCCGTACGGAAAATACACCGGCGGATTTTCAACGTCTGCTTGATTACTTTGCACAATTCAAGGCCGCCTACCCTGCACTTACCCGGGCCTTGTAG
- a CDS encoding MBL fold metallo-hydrolase: MEITFLGTGTSQGVPVIGCSCLVCRSVDYRDKRLRVSVHLQVQGKSIIIDSGPDFRQQALREHINHLDALVFTHEHKDHTGGLDDIRAYNFRQQQDMPLHAEPRVLDQLRREYAYIFSEHKYPGIPQVQMHPILSDTESFWVEGVEFQPIRALHYKLPVLGFRVGSFTYVTDANHLGPEALERMRGSEVIVLNALRHEQHISHFTLREAVAILEDLAPSRAYLTHISHQLGRHREIEAELPSFIKLAYDGLRVTVQV; this comes from the coding sequence ATGGAAATCACCTTCCTTGGTACGGGCACGTCGCAGGGCGTGCCCGTCATTGGCTGCTCCTGCCTAGTGTGCCGATCTGTGGACTACCGCGACAAGCGGCTGCGGGTGTCGGTGCATCTGCAGGTACAAGGCAAAAGCATCATCATCGATTCGGGCCCTGATTTCCGGCAGCAGGCCCTGCGGGAGCACATCAACCACCTGGATGCGCTGGTGTTCACCCATGAGCACAAGGACCACACGGGCGGCCTCGACGATATCCGGGCCTATAATTTCCGCCAGCAGCAGGACATGCCCCTGCACGCCGAGCCGCGGGTACTGGACCAGCTCCGGCGCGAGTATGCCTACATCTTCTCCGAGCACAAGTACCCCGGTATTCCGCAGGTCCAGATGCACCCCATCCTCAGCGACACGGAAAGCTTCTGGGTAGAAGGCGTAGAATTTCAACCAATTCGGGCGTTGCACTATAAGCTACCGGTGCTAGGGTTCCGGGTAGGCAGTTTCACCTACGTCACCGACGCCAACCACCTCGGGCCGGAGGCCCTGGAACGCATGCGTGGCTCCGAAGTCATTGTGCTGAATGCCCTGCGCCACGAGCAGCACATATCCCACTTCACCCTGCGGGAAGCCGTGGCTATTCTGGAAGACTTGGCTCCCAGCCGCGCCTACCTCACCCACATTAGCCACCAGTTGGGTCGTCACCGCGAAATTGAGGCCGAATTACCCAGCTTCATCAAGCTGGCGTATGATGGCCTGCGCGTGACAGTGCAGGTTTAG